From a single Eleginops maclovinus isolate JMC-PN-2008 ecotype Puerto Natales chromosome 18, JC_Emac_rtc_rv5, whole genome shotgun sequence genomic region:
- the tagln gene encoding transgelin isoform X1: MATKGVGMANKGPSFGLSRQVQDKIDSKYDPELEQILVEWISRQCGSGVGKPEAGKIGFQTWLKDGCVLSELINTLFSGEKPVKKIQSSPAAFKQMEQISQFLNAAEKYGVTKTDMFQTVDLWEGKDLAAVQRTLSALGSLAITKEEGTYKGEANWFFKKAQENKRDFSDDQMKAGKNVIGLQMGSNQGASQEGMSYGRPRQIM, encoded by the exons ATGGCAACAAAG GGAGTCGGCATGGCTAACAAAGGTCCATCCTTCGGCCTGAGCCGGCAGGTTCAGGATAAGATCGACAGCAAGTATGACCCTGAGCTGGAGCAGATCCTGGTGGAGTGGATCAGCCGCCAGTGTGGCTCCGGAGTCGGGAAGCCAGAGGCCGGCAAAATTGGCTTCCAGACCTGGCTGAAAGATGGATGT GTTCTGAGTGAACTGATTAACACTCTTTTCTCCGGGGAGAAACCTGTGAAGAAGATCCAAAGCTCACCCGCAGCCTTCAAACAGATGGAGCAGATCTCCCAGTTCCTCAATGCTGCCGAGAAGTATGGCGTCACCAAGACTGACATGTTCCAGACCGTGGACCTTTGGGAAG gtaAGGATCTGGCTGCGGTGCAGAGGACTCTGTCAGCTCTGGGCAGCTTGGCCATCACTAAGGAAGAAGGCACATACAAAGGAGAGGCTAACTGGTTTTTCAA GAAAGCCCAGGAGAACAAGCGAGATTTCTCAGATGACCAGATGAAGGCGGGCAAAAACGTGATTGGCCTACAGATGGGGTCCAATCAGGGAGCCAGTCAGGAAGGCATGAGCTATGGAAGACCCCGGCAGATCATGTAA
- the tagln gene encoding transgelin isoform X2 yields the protein MANKGPSFGLSRQVQDKIDSKYDPELEQILVEWISRQCGSGVGKPEAGKIGFQTWLKDGCVLSELINTLFSGEKPVKKIQSSPAAFKQMEQISQFLNAAEKYGVTKTDMFQTVDLWEGKDLAAVQRTLSALGSLAITKEEGTYKGEANWFFKKAQENKRDFSDDQMKAGKNVIGLQMGSNQGASQEGMSYGRPRQIM from the exons ATGGCTAACAAAGGTCCATCCTTCGGCCTGAGCCGGCAGGTTCAGGATAAGATCGACAGCAAGTATGACCCTGAGCTGGAGCAGATCCTGGTGGAGTGGATCAGCCGCCAGTGTGGCTCCGGAGTCGGGAAGCCAGAGGCCGGCAAAATTGGCTTCCAGACCTGGCTGAAAGATGGATGT GTTCTGAGTGAACTGATTAACACTCTTTTCTCCGGGGAGAAACCTGTGAAGAAGATCCAAAGCTCACCCGCAGCCTTCAAACAGATGGAGCAGATCTCCCAGTTCCTCAATGCTGCCGAGAAGTATGGCGTCACCAAGACTGACATGTTCCAGACCGTGGACCTTTGGGAAG gtaAGGATCTGGCTGCGGTGCAGAGGACTCTGTCAGCTCTGGGCAGCTTGGCCATCACTAAGGAAGAAGGCACATACAAAGGAGAGGCTAACTGGTTTTTCAA GAAAGCCCAGGAGAACAAGCGAGATTTCTCAGATGACCAGATGAAGGCGGGCAAAAACGTGATTGGCCTACAGATGGGGTCCAATCAGGGAGCCAGTCAGGAAGGCATGAGCTATGGAAGACCCCGGCAGATCATGTAA